One part of the Tunicatimonas pelagia genome encodes these proteins:
- a CDS encoding SusC/RagA family TonB-linked outer membrane protein: MKEKVLLSFLLSCYLGQVFGQVQVRGKVTDALNDEPLPGVNIIVVGEQTGTITDVDGNYSIEVGEDAVLRFTSVGYLEHEQAVNEQSIIDVTMFDDIAQLGEVVVTAFGIEKERKSLGYAVQEVSGEDISTVKASPSAVSNLKGRVAGVNITETGGGPGSGVRVIIRGNNSLTQGNQPLYVVDGIPMDNSTTGEDGSLFSSRNTGSGISDINPDDIASMTVLKGPNAAALYGSRAANGVIMITTKTGQASKGIGVGISSSTMFSDPMILPEFQNEYGQGTENRPPLDIDELQGSGASWGGRLDGSDQLYWDGTTRPYVAQPNNVQDFFRTGGNFVNTLVLSGGNENITGRFSYTNTNNQAMVDNSFLQRHNFNLRTVAQLSDRLTLDAKATYVKQFVRNRIGQGSEGLLAGVYSLPRNAAIADFEDFRDEETGLARNVTPNSSNPYWTLNHDRSEDTRSRFMGFAKAQYQFTDWLSAHARIGTDFTDIRDEGVTQTGHWFFQQGRLNFTNDQFQETNADVLVMVSKDLSSDFHLDLNVGANHLYTTSQRMRVFGENLRIPAVTTIESADLVDAQAGVPVPRVTNSVYASASLNYRGIVFLDLTGRNDWTSTLPSTDWSYFYPSVNTALMVSELIDPSQQLFDALKLRGSWAQVGKDAQPWRLQNSYNLKAKNNSYLGITTLTVPNRWFDVNLQPEFTKTYEVGIEGSMFGDRFYFDASYYDIASTELIDIISTDNQQVNPFGYAEVHTNIGEITNRGIELMVGGTPLRTESMMWSTSVNFSSNRNRLTEFVQDVEARQWNITNGGGLETRATVGGSYGEIWGKTLLRDSVSGRPLLTADGRLQATPERTKLGDFQPDFLLGFSNTFRYRDFTLSMLIDGRFGGEVYAATQAAMDGSGNSVRSLQYRDEGIIVDGVIRQDDGTLIDNDQTILAQQYWGGYSGIAENYVIDQTNVRLRELSITYRFPQSLLDGNFLKSASVSLIGRNLFFLYKGFEGGFDPEMTLGTSNAGQGILLYGMPTPRSYGFSVNVNF; this comes from the coding sequence ATGAAAGAAAAAGTACTACTCTCCTTCCTGTTGTCGTGCTACTTAGGGCAAGTCTTCGGACAAGTTCAAGTACGCGGCAAAGTCACCGATGCTCTCAATGATGAACCGCTACCTGGGGTTAATATTATCGTCGTGGGTGAGCAGACTGGAACCATCACTGATGTGGATGGTAACTACTCCATTGAAGTAGGCGAAGATGCAGTATTGAGGTTTACCTCAGTAGGGTATCTAGAACACGAGCAAGCCGTGAACGAGCAGTCGATTATTGACGTAACGATGTTTGACGATATTGCCCAACTGGGTGAGGTGGTTGTCACGGCCTTTGGCATCGAGAAAGAGCGAAAATCGCTGGGATACGCCGTGCAGGAGGTAAGTGGCGAAGACATCTCTACTGTGAAAGCGTCGCCTTCCGCGGTATCGAACCTGAAAGGCCGCGTGGCGGGGGTGAACATTACCGAAACGGGCGGTGGCCCGGGATCTGGGGTTCGGGTCATCATCCGGGGAAATAATTCCCTTACCCAAGGTAATCAGCCCCTCTACGTGGTAGATGGTATTCCTATGGATAACTCGACTACTGGCGAAGACGGTAGCCTCTTTAGCAGTCGCAACACCGGTTCTGGTATCTCGGATATTAATCCTGACGACATTGCTTCCATGACTGTACTAAAGGGGCCAAACGCTGCTGCGTTGTACGGTTCGCGGGCGGCCAATGGGGTTATTATGATTACCACCAAAACCGGTCAGGCCAGTAAGGGTATAGGTGTGGGAATTTCTAGCAGTACTATGTTTTCTGACCCAATGATATTACCTGAGTTTCAGAATGAGTACGGCCAAGGTACTGAAAACCGACCCCCGCTTGATATAGACGAACTTCAAGGTAGTGGTGCCTCCTGGGGTGGCCGCCTCGACGGCAGCGACCAGCTCTACTGGGATGGAACTACCCGCCCCTACGTAGCTCAACCCAACAACGTACAAGACTTCTTTCGCACGGGAGGGAACTTCGTAAATACCCTGGTTCTATCCGGTGGTAACGAGAATATAACCGGGCGGTTTTCGTATACCAATACCAACAACCAAGCCATGGTGGATAACTCATTTCTGCAACGGCACAACTTTAACCTACGAACCGTAGCCCAGCTTTCTGACCGGCTTACGCTAGATGCCAAAGCTACTTACGTAAAGCAGTTTGTCCGCAACCGTATTGGGCAGGGTTCTGAAGGACTACTGGCCGGCGTTTACAGCTTACCCCGCAACGCGGCTATTGCCGATTTTGAAGATTTTCGGGACGAAGAAACCGGACTGGCCAGAAATGTGACGCCTAACTCATCTAACCCGTATTGGACGCTGAACCACGACCGGTCAGAAGATACGCGTAGTCGGTTTATGGGCTTCGCTAAGGCTCAGTATCAATTTACTGATTGGCTTTCGGCTCACGCCCGTATCGGTACCGACTTTACTGATATTCGGGACGAAGGAGTAACCCAAACCGGCCACTGGTTTTTTCAACAGGGGCGGCTAAACTTCACCAACGACCAGTTTCAAGAAACCAACGCCGATGTGCTAGTAATGGTAAGTAAAGACCTTTCGTCTGATTTTCATCTTGACCTCAACGTAGGAGCCAATCACTTGTACACCACTAGTCAGCGGATGCGTGTCTTTGGTGAGAACCTCCGGATTCCGGCCGTAACCACTATCGAGAGTGCTGATCTGGTTGATGCTCAGGCGGGGGTGCCTGTACCACGGGTAACCAACTCGGTATACGCATCGGCTTCCCTCAATTACCGAGGAATAGTCTTCTTAGATTTAACTGGGCGTAATGACTGGACATCGACCTTACCTTCCACGGACTGGTCGTATTTTTACCCATCGGTAAACACAGCCCTGATGGTCAGCGAACTAATTGACCCGTCACAGCAGCTATTTGATGCACTAAAGCTACGGGGTAGTTGGGCGCAGGTAGGAAAAGACGCTCAGCCCTGGCGGCTGCAAAACAGCTACAATCTAAAGGCGAAGAACAACAGCTACCTAGGCATTACTACGCTCACCGTGCCCAATCGATGGTTTGATGTAAACCTACAACCGGAGTTTACAAAAACGTACGAAGTAGGCATTGAAGGAAGCATGTTTGGCGATCGCTTCTACTTTGATGCGTCCTACTACGACATTGCCTCTACCGAACTGATTGATATCATTAGCACCGACAACCAGCAGGTAAACCCGTTTGGGTACGCAGAAGTACATACTAACATTGGTGAAATTACGAATAGAGGGATAGAGCTAATGGTTGGTGGTACGCCACTACGCACTGAGAGTATGATGTGGAGTACGAGTGTCAACTTCTCCAGTAACCGTAACCGCTTGACCGAATTTGTGCAGGATGTGGAAGCTCGCCAGTGGAATATTACTAACGGAGGTGGACTGGAAACCCGAGCCACGGTAGGAGGAAGCTACGGCGAAATCTGGGGTAAAACGCTACTGCGCGATTCCGTAAGCGGCCGACCGCTACTAACTGCCGACGGTCGTCTACAAGCGACCCCCGAGAGAACGAAGCTGGGCGACTTCCAACCAGATTTTCTGTTGGGCTTTAGTAATACATTTAGATACAGAGATTTCACTCTCAGTATGCTAATTGATGGCCGATTCGGAGGCGAAGTATACGCAGCTACCCAAGCCGCAATGGATGGTTCTGGAAATTCGGTCCGCTCACTTCAGTACCGAGACGAAGGTATCATAGTAGATGGGGTTATCAGGCAAGACGATGGAACATTGATAGACAATGACCAGACAATCTTAGCGCAGCAGTACTGGGGTGGATACAGTGGTATTGCCGAAAACTATGTCATTGACCAGACCAACGTGCGGTTACGAGAGCTATCGATCACCTACCGGTTTCCGCAGTCTTTGTTAGACGGGAACTTTCTTAAGAGTGCTTCGGTAAGCCTCATTGGGCGGAACCTTTTCTTCCTGTACAAAGGTTTTGAAGGAGGGTTTGATCCTGAGATGACCCTGGGAACCAGCAATGCCGGACAAGGTATACTACTCTACGGTATGCCGACTCCTCGTTCTTATGGCTTCTCCGTAAATGTAAACTTTTAA
- a CDS encoding DeoR/GlpR family DNA-binding transcription regulator produces MLKIERQNAILQEVRAFQQVKSSALSNMFEVSEDTIRRDLYELEEYGHLKRVHGGAVVPSYIPSFKKREVQEIETKHLIAKKALPLIEEGQVLIIDGGTSNLQLVNLLPTDISLTVFTNSIPAASKLCEFANIDSVLMGGNILRKGYTTVGHQALDSLADIHADICFVGITSIDDQIGLTEANQPEAIVKRAIINASDKVVTLAISSKIGTKQAFKVGPIDCLDVLITELSPTHSLLEPYQQQGYTVL; encoded by the coding sequence ATGTTAAAAATAGAGAGACAAAACGCCATTTTGCAGGAGGTGCGGGCATTTCAACAAGTGAAATCATCGGCACTGAGCAATATGTTTGAAGTATCGGAAGATACTATTCGCCGCGACCTGTATGAGCTTGAAGAATACGGTCATCTCAAACGAGTACATGGGGGAGCAGTGGTACCCTCCTACATTCCCAGCTTCAAGAAGCGGGAAGTACAGGAAATTGAAACCAAGCATCTGATAGCAAAGAAAGCCCTTCCCCTTATTGAGGAGGGGCAAGTACTTATTATCGATGGAGGCACGTCCAACCTACAGTTAGTTAATCTGCTTCCTACCGATATATCGCTTACTGTGTTTACGAACTCGATACCAGCTGCCTCCAAGCTCTGCGAGTTTGCTAATATAGATAGTGTGTTGATGGGAGGAAATATTCTCCGGAAGGGGTACACCACCGTCGGGCATCAGGCCCTTGATTCCCTAGCTGATATCCACGCTGATATATGCTTTGTTGGCATTACGTCTATCGATGACCAAATCGGCCTCACCGAAGCCAACCAGCCAGAGGCTATCGTAAAAAGGGCGATCATTAATGCATCAGATAAGGTAGTCACCTTGGCAATTTCTTCCAAAATTGGTACTAAGCAAGCGTTTAAAGTAGGCCCGATAGACTGCCTGGATGTGCTAATTACAGAATTAAGCCCTACCCACTCGTTACTAGAACCGTATCAGCAGCAAGGGTATACCGTACTTTGA
- the metH gene encoding methionine synthase, which translates to MSTTSLEDTLVAQVLSDASLPPLRLSGLEPLVVNEHTGFVNIGERTNVTGSRRFARLIAEEKYEEAIEVARDQVENGAQIIDINMDDGMLDGEACMVKYVNLISSEPDIARVPFMIDSSKWHIIEAGLKVVQGKSVVNSISLKEGEEEFIRQAKLVRKYGAAVIVMAFDEDGQADNYDRRIEIAQRSYDVLVNKVNFPPQDIILDLNIFPVATGMEEHRLNALDFFRATKWVRENLPGAHISGGVSNVSFSFRGNNTVREAMHSAFLYHAKRSGMDMGIVNPTMLEVYDDIPKDLLERIEDVLLDRRDDATERLIDFAEQVRGNGKEKKKADDSWRREPVEKRLEHALVKGIAEFAEKDVEEARHQFERPIQVIEGPLMDGMNVVGDLFGAGKMFLPQVVKSARVMKKAVAYLIPFIEEEKRASGDNGVAQSKGKILLATVKGDVHDIGKNIVAVVLGCNNYDVIDMGVMVPAQKILDKAREENVDIIGLSGLITPSLDEMVNVAKLMDEQGFTTPLLIGGATTSKIHTAVKIEPSYQSGVIHVLDASRSVPVASSLLNREARDGFKQKVQEEYQQMRDRHAGKKTRKAFTPLAEIRANKFQTDWSARQVKKPQFLGTKVFKEYPLEEIAKYIDWTPFFMTWELAGKFPNILDDEIVGKEAQSLYADAREMLEKIIQEKWITANAVIGFFPANTVRCDDVELYHFTEDGEDRSQHLVTLHHLRQQTKKAAGKEYFCLADFVAPKDTEVTDYVGGFAVTTGVGSEEIAKRFEADHDDYNSIMVKALADRFAEAFAELMHRRVRTEFWGYVPDEDLDNEALIREKYTGIRPAPGYPACPDHTEKETLFSLLNVTENTGISLTENFAMFPAASVSGWYFSHPQSRYFGISRIDEDQLKDYAQRKDMPLEVCRKWLSPYLED; encoded by the coding sequence ATGTCAACTACTTCGCTAGAAGATACTTTAGTAGCTCAGGTGTTATCTGATGCTAGCTTACCGCCCTTACGCCTCAGTGGATTGGAGCCACTAGTTGTTAATGAGCATACTGGCTTCGTGAATATTGGTGAACGAACCAATGTGACTGGATCGCGCCGATTTGCCCGACTCATTGCTGAAGAGAAGTACGAAGAAGCCATTGAGGTAGCCCGGGATCAGGTAGAAAACGGTGCCCAGATCATCGACATCAATATGGACGACGGGATGCTGGACGGTGAAGCCTGCATGGTGAAGTACGTCAACCTCATTTCTTCCGAGCCAGATATTGCGCGGGTTCCCTTTATGATCGATTCCTCTAAATGGCATATCATTGAGGCGGGGCTGAAGGTAGTGCAAGGAAAGTCTGTGGTAAATTCTATCAGCTTGAAAGAGGGCGAAGAAGAGTTTATTCGTCAGGCGAAACTCGTTCGCAAGTATGGGGCAGCCGTGATTGTGATGGCTTTTGACGAAGATGGCCAAGCTGATAACTACGACCGCCGGATTGAAATTGCCCAGCGTTCTTACGATGTTTTGGTCAATAAAGTAAACTTCCCCCCCCAAGACATCATTCTTGATCTGAATATTTTCCCGGTGGCTACCGGGATGGAAGAGCATCGCCTCAACGCCCTAGATTTTTTTCGAGCCACCAAGTGGGTACGGGAGAACCTACCCGGAGCGCACATAAGCGGTGGGGTTAGCAACGTGTCATTTTCCTTCCGAGGTAACAACACCGTGCGCGAAGCGATGCACTCGGCTTTCTTGTACCATGCCAAACGATCTGGCATGGATATGGGCATTGTCAACCCTACCATGTTGGAGGTGTACGATGATATTCCGAAAGACTTACTGGAACGCATTGAAGATGTATTACTTGATCGTCGCGATGATGCTACCGAACGCCTGATTGATTTTGCTGAGCAAGTGAGAGGCAACGGAAAAGAGAAAAAGAAAGCTGATGATTCTTGGCGACGCGAACCGGTAGAAAAGCGACTGGAACACGCACTAGTTAAAGGAATTGCTGAATTTGCTGAAAAAGACGTAGAGGAAGCCCGTCACCAATTTGAACGACCTATTCAGGTGATTGAAGGGCCACTGATGGATGGGATGAACGTAGTAGGCGATTTGTTTGGTGCTGGAAAAATGTTTTTGCCCCAAGTGGTGAAGAGTGCCCGGGTGATGAAGAAAGCCGTCGCTTACCTGATTCCGTTTATTGAAGAAGAAAAACGGGCATCGGGTGATAATGGGGTAGCCCAAAGCAAAGGAAAAATTCTACTTGCTACCGTAAAAGGAGACGTGCACGATATTGGTAAAAATATCGTTGCCGTGGTGTTGGGCTGCAACAACTACGATGTAATTGATATGGGCGTGATGGTTCCCGCCCAGAAAATCCTGGACAAAGCGCGCGAAGAAAACGTAGATATTATCGGTCTGAGTGGCCTCATTACTCCTTCATTAGATGAGATGGTAAACGTGGCTAAACTGATGGATGAGCAAGGGTTTACCACTCCGTTGTTGATTGGCGGAGCGACTACTTCCAAAATTCATACGGCCGTAAAAATTGAACCGAGCTATCAGAGTGGGGTTATTCACGTCTTGGATGCTTCCCGCTCGGTGCCCGTAGCCAGCAGTTTACTCAACAGAGAAGCTCGCGATGGTTTTAAACAGAAAGTTCAGGAAGAATACCAGCAGATGCGTGATCGCCACGCAGGAAAGAAAACTCGCAAAGCCTTCACCCCGTTGGCAGAAATCCGCGCCAATAAATTTCAAACCGATTGGTCGGCTCGGCAGGTGAAGAAACCCCAGTTTTTGGGTACCAAGGTTTTCAAAGAATATCCACTAGAAGAGATTGCTAAGTACATTGACTGGACACCCTTCTTTATGACTTGGGAGCTAGCCGGAAAATTTCCGAATATTCTGGACGATGAGATTGTGGGTAAGGAAGCCCAATCACTTTACGCTGATGCCCGGGAAATGCTGGAGAAGATAATTCAGGAGAAGTGGATTACGGCCAACGCCGTCATTGGCTTCTTTCCAGCCAATACAGTGCGCTGCGACGACGTTGAACTTTATCACTTTACGGAAGATGGAGAAGACCGTAGCCAGCATTTAGTTACGTTGCACCATCTTCGCCAGCAAACTAAAAAAGCGGCGGGCAAAGAGTATTTCTGCTTAGCCGATTTTGTTGCGCCCAAAGATACCGAAGTGACCGACTACGTGGGTGGTTTCGCTGTAACTACGGGAGTAGGCTCCGAAGAAATTGCCAAACGCTTTGAAGCTGACCACGACGACTACAACTCCATTATGGTAAAAGCGCTGGCCGATCGCTTTGCCGAAGCCTTCGCCGAACTCATGCACCGTCGCGTTCGTACGGAGTTCTGGGGCTACGTTCCCGATGAAGATTTAGATAATGAAGCCCTTATTCGCGAGAAATACACCGGCATCCGTCCTGCTCCCGGCTACCCGGCTTGTCCCGATCATACCGAAAAGGAGACGCTATTTTCACTGCTCAACGTTACCGAAAATACCGGAATCTCCCTGACTGAAAACTTTGCTATGTTCCCCGCAGCTTCGGTTAGTGGCTGGTATTTCTCTCATCCACAGTCTCGTTATTTCGGCATCTCTCGCATCGATGAAGACCAACTAAAGGATTATGCTCAGCGCAAAGATATGCCCCTAGAAGTTTGCCGTAAGTGGTTGAGTCCATATTTGGAGGATTAA
- a CDS encoding homocysteine S-methyltransferase family protein, which produces MNSREEQLLILAQERILILDGAMGTMIQRHKLTEDDFRNKALKDHAHPLQGNNDLLSITRPDIIREIHQEYFAAGADIAETNTFSGTSIAQADYGLESLVYDINFQSAKIAREVADEFTAREPHKPRFVAGSLGPTNRTASLSPDVNDPGYRAVTFDELMTAYTEQITGLVEGGADMLLVETVFDTLNAKAALFAIQTYFEDHSILLPIMVSGTITDASGRTLSGQTTEAFWSSIMHGNLFSVGLNCALGAKDLQPYLRELSRHAHCLVTAHPNAGLPNEFGEYDQTPEEMAAEIEEFTQKGYLNVVGGCCGTTPEHIQAIARMAEKYAPRAVTHSNTPVTV; this is translated from the coding sequence ATGAATTCGCGGGAAGAACAATTACTGATACTAGCGCAAGAACGTATTCTGATTTTAGACGGGGCGATGGGCACCATGATTCAGCGTCACAAGCTGACGGAGGACGATTTTCGGAATAAGGCGCTGAAAGATCACGCGCACCCATTACAAGGCAATAACGATCTTTTGTCAATTACCCGACCGGATATTATCCGCGAAATCCATCAGGAGTATTTTGCGGCGGGAGCCGATATTGCCGAAACGAATACTTTTAGTGGCACCTCCATTGCCCAAGCTGATTATGGCCTGGAAAGCTTGGTGTACGACATCAACTTCCAGTCGGCGAAGATTGCCCGTGAGGTAGCTGATGAGTTTACCGCGCGTGAACCACATAAGCCTCGGTTTGTGGCAGGTTCTTTGGGGCCAACCAATAGAACTGCCTCTTTGTCACCCGATGTGAATGATCCGGGCTACCGGGCGGTTACCTTCGACGAATTGATGACCGCGTATACCGAGCAAATCACCGGACTGGTAGAAGGCGGAGCGGATATGCTTCTGGTGGAAACCGTATTCGATACGCTGAATGCTAAAGCTGCTTTGTTTGCTATCCAGACGTACTTTGAAGATCATAGTATTTTGTTACCAATTATGGTTTCCGGAACAATTACCGATGCCAGTGGGCGCACCTTATCGGGGCAAACCACCGAAGCCTTCTGGAGTTCTATTATGCACGGTAACCTCTTCAGTGTTGGCCTAAACTGCGCTTTAGGAGCGAAGGATTTGCAGCCCTACTTACGGGAGCTATCACGCCACGCCCACTGCTTGGTTACAGCGCACCCCAACGCTGGTTTACCTAACGAGTTTGGGGAGTACGATCAAACTCCTGAGGAAATGGCTGCTGAGATTGAAGAATTCACTCAAAAAGGATATTTAAATGTTGTAGGCGGATGCTGTGGCACCACTCCCGAGCATATTCAGGCGATTGCCCGCATGGCTGAAAAATATGCGCCTCGCGCGGTAACGCACTCGAATACTCCGGTTACTGTATAA
- a CDS encoding geranylgeranylglycerol-phosphate geranylgeranyltransferase, producing MGEIKAIQIPFRLFYWTKGFAKLTRVHNLLFLALTQYFVAYFLVDVHHGEKAYLTDIRLFLLVFSTVCIAAAGYMINDYYDVKIDLINKPQRVVVGTTLKRRYVMAGHVALSLFGIFVGFLLSWEVGVIHCGSVFLLWLHSNHLKRIPFIGNLIIASLSGLAVALIGIYYYENKFLVFTYAVFAFAISLVREIVKDMEGLPGDQTFGCRTLPVVWGIHRTKLLLYVLSAIFIFLLFFLSGKLGNQTLINYFLLLTIPITFFIIRLVQADTRREFALLNNFCKILILSGIISMVFF from the coding sequence ATGGGAGAGATAAAAGCGATACAGATACCGTTTCGGCTTTTTTACTGGACCAAGGGGTTTGCCAAGCTCACGCGGGTACATAACCTACTTTTTCTAGCACTAACGCAGTACTTCGTAGCCTACTTTCTGGTTGATGTCCATCATGGTGAGAAAGCCTATCTCACTGACATACGTCTGTTTCTCCTGGTTTTTTCTACAGTATGTATTGCAGCAGCGGGTTACATGATTAACGATTACTATGATGTTAAGATAGACCTAATCAATAAGCCCCAACGAGTGGTGGTAGGCACTACCTTGAAACGACGCTACGTAATGGCCGGGCACGTAGCCCTTTCGCTCTTTGGTATTTTTGTAGGCTTTTTACTTTCTTGGGAAGTGGGGGTTATCCACTGCGGGAGTGTGTTTTTGCTGTGGCTACATTCTAATCACCTGAAGCGGATTCCTTTTATTGGAAATTTAATTATCGCCTCTCTGTCTGGATTGGCTGTGGCTTTGATCGGTATTTACTATTATGAAAATAAATTTTTAGTATTCACGTATGCAGTGTTTGCCTTTGCCATCTCGCTGGTACGAGAGATTGTAAAAGATATGGAAGGCTTACCTGGCGATCAAACCTTCGGATGCCGAACGCTACCGGTAGTCTGGGGAATCCATCGTACCAAACTATTACTGTACGTTTTATCAGCTATTTTCATTTTTTTGCTCTTCTTCCTCTCCGGAAAGTTAGGTAATCAAACACTTATCAACTACTTTCTTTTGCTAACCATCCCCATCACTTTTTTTATTATCCGCTTAGTTCAGGCTGATACTCGCCGCGAATTTGCTTTGCTAAATAATTTTTGCAAAATACTAATACTAAGCGGCATCATTAGTATGGTGTTTTTTTAA
- a CDS encoding phosphoribosylglycinamide formyltransferase encodes MKQLAVFASGSGTNAERIFERFRDHTSIRVAVLFTNNPNAGVIARAARFNIPVEIFEKNALTETDKVLEILQSYQVGWIALAGFMLMIPQNLINAFPKRIINIHPALLPAYGGKGMYGMNVHRAVVEAQEEVTGITIHYVNENYDEGAVIFQVGCTIQPYDTAETIAEKVHHLEHEYYPQIIEETMDKYEI; translated from the coding sequence ATGAAACAATTGGCGGTTTTTGCTTCGGGTAGTGGTACTAATGCGGAGAGAATCTTTGAGCGATTTCGCGATCATACTTCTATTCGGGTAGCCGTGCTGTTCACTAACAATCCCAATGCAGGCGTGATTGCCCGCGCTGCACGCTTCAATATTCCGGTAGAGATATTTGAGAAAAATGCGCTCACTGAAACTGATAAAGTATTAGAAATACTTCAGTCGTACCAAGTAGGTTGGATTGCCTTGGCGGGTTTTATGTTGATGATTCCCCAGAATTTAATCAATGCCTTTCCAAAACGGATTATCAATATTCACCCTGCCTTATTACCCGCTTACGGTGGCAAGGGTATGTACGGAATGAACGTTCACCGGGCAGTAGTAGAGGCTCAAGAAGAAGTAACGGGTATCACGATTCACTACGTAAATGAAAATTACGACGAAGGTGCGGTAATTTTTCAGGTAGGCTGCACTATTCAGCCCTACGATACCGCCGAGACCATTGCCGAAAAAGTGCATCACCTCGAGCATGAATACTATCCCCAGATTATAGAAGAAACAATGGATAAATACGAGATATGA
- the purH gene encoding bifunctional phosphoribosylaminoimidazolecarboxamide formyltransferase/IMP cyclohydrolase, whose amino-acid sequence MNRTIQSALISVYHKDQLEPIVQQLHQLGVTIYSTGGTQKFIEEQGVPVTAVEDLTSYPSILGGRVKTLHPKVFGGILYRRENESDQSQVGEYDIPGLDLVIVDLYPFEDTVASGASEADIIEKIDIGGISLIRAAAKNFSDVLVVSSRQQYQPLLNLLKEKKGTTDAEDRKEFALAAFQTSAHYDTAIANYFAGETSKPLFPKEGLRKKALRYGENPHQAAEFYGNLDEILEQIHGKELSFNNLVDIDAAVALIQEFDGETAFAILKHTNACGVATGVTVKEAYEKAFAADTVSAFGGILVTNAEVDQDAAEAMHDLFFEVLIAPSFTKEALEVLTKKKKRILLLQKQPLEQPRQFKTLLNGVVEQDRDRTTDTKSDLTTVTDKQPTQDEIEALLFASKVCKHTKSNTIILAKKGQMLSSGVGQTSRVDALKQAIDKAGRFGFDLNGAVMASDAFFPFPDCVEIAQGAGIAAVIQPGGSIRDQDSIDVCNQHQMAMVTTGVRHFKH is encoded by the coding sequence ATGAATCGTACTATTCAATCGGCCCTTATTTCTGTTTATCATAAAGATCAATTGGAACCCATCGTTCAGCAATTACATCAATTGGGGGTAACCATTTATTCTACTGGAGGAACTCAAAAGTTTATTGAGGAGCAAGGTGTTCCAGTTACGGCGGTAGAAGATCTAACCAGCTATCCCTCTATTTTGGGCGGACGGGTAAAAACGCTGCATCCGAAGGTATTCGGTGGTATTTTATACCGTCGTGAAAACGAAAGCGACCAAAGCCAAGTCGGCGAATACGATATTCCGGGCTTAGATTTAGTCATTGTAGATTTATATCCATTTGAAGATACCGTTGCCTCAGGTGCCTCGGAAGCCGATATTATTGAGAAAATTGATATTGGTGGTATATCACTCATTCGGGCGGCAGCCAAAAATTTTAGCGATGTACTAGTGGTTTCCTCCCGCCAGCAGTATCAGCCCCTGCTCAACTTATTGAAGGAGAAAAAAGGCACTACCGATGCGGAAGATCGAAAGGAATTTGCGCTGGCAGCATTTCAAACCTCGGCGCACTACGATACTGCTATTGCCAATTATTTTGCCGGAGAAACCTCAAAGCCACTGTTTCCGAAGGAAGGATTACGAAAGAAAGCGTTACGCTACGGCGAAAACCCTCACCAGGCCGCTGAATTCTACGGCAATCTAGACGAAATTCTGGAGCAAATTCACGGCAAGGAACTCTCATTTAATAATCTGGTAGATATTGATGCCGCTGTGGCTCTAATTCAGGAATTTGATGGAGAAACTGCCTTCGCTATTCTTAAGCATACCAACGCCTGTGGAGTGGCCACGGGTGTTACCGTAAAAGAAGCCTACGAGAAAGCCTTCGCGGCGGATACCGTTTCCGCTTTCGGAGGAATTTTAGTAACCAACGCTGAAGTAGACCAAGACGCTGCCGAAGCGATGCACGACTTATTCTTTGAAGTGCTTATTGCCCCTTCTTTTACCAAAGAAGCGTTAGAAGTTCTTACTAAAAAGAAAAAGCGTATTTTATTGCTACAAAAACAACCACTAGAGCAACCTCGTCAATTCAAGACTTTGCTGAATGGAGTAGTAGAACAAGACCGAGACCGGACAACGGATACTAAATCTGACTTGACCACCGTCACTGATAAGCAACCCACGCAAGATGAAATTGAAGCACTGCTATTCGCCAGTAAGGTTTGTAAACACACCAAATCCAATACGATTATCTTGGCAAAAAAAGGGCAAATGCTCTCCAGCGGAGTAGGACAAACCTCTCGGGTAGATGCGCTGAAACAAGCGATTGATAAAGCCGGACGGTTTGGGTTCGATCTAAACGGAGCCGTGATGGCCTCCGATGCGTTTTTCCCGTTCCCCGACTGTGTTGAAATTGCCCAAGGTGCAGGTATTGCCGCCGTTATTCAACCCGGTGGCTCCATCCGCGATCAAGATTCAATTGACGTTTGCAATCAGCACCAAATGGCGATGGTTACTACCGGAGTACGCCACTTTAAGCACTGA